The Odocoileus virginianus isolate 20LAN1187 ecotype Illinois chromosome 27, Ovbor_1.2, whole genome shotgun sequence genome has a window encoding:
- the ZSCAN23 gene encoding zinc finger and SCAN domain-containing protein 23 — translation MHKGLLAVKVKEEKGNHVSMVQESGLSRDNLHTREIFRRRFRQFCYQETPGPREALQRLQELCHQWLRPEMHTKEQILELLVLEQFLTILPEELQAWVREHRPVSGEEAVIVLEDLERELDEPREQVPARDHEQKELVKEKAALGTAQESSGSQLQTLEEQPQWNLRGVCPIQEIGSETGTWNVELAPKRELSKEKKSLVEGSEKLNGDTIPVPEYGETCDHEGRLERQRGSSSVERPYICSECGKSFTQNSILIEHQRTHTGEKPYECDECGRAFSQRSGLFQHQRLHTGEKRYQCSVCGKAFSQNAGLFHHLRIHTGEKPYQCNQCSKSFSRRSVLIKHQRIHTGERPYKCNECGKNFIYQCNLIQHRKVHPMAESS, via the exons ATGCACAAGGGACTTCTAGcagtgaaagtaaaagaggaaaaggggaacCACGTAAGTATGGTCCAAGAATCTGGCCTGTCAAGAGATAACCTTCATACCAGAGAGATCTTTCGTAGACGCTTCAGACAGTTCTGCTACCAGGAGACACCGGGGCCCCGAGAGGCTCTTCAAAGACTCCAGGAGCTCTGCCATCAGTGGCTGAGACCAGAGATGCACACCAAAGAGCAGATCCTGGAGCTGCTGGTGCTGGAGCAGTTCCTAACCATCCTGCCCGAGGAGCTCCAGGCCTGGGTGAGAGAGCACCGCCCAGTGAGTGGAGAAGAGGCGGTAATTGTGCTGGAGGATTTGGAGAGAGAGCTGGATGAACCAAGAGAGCAG GTCCCAGCCCGTGATCATGAACAAAAGGAGCTTGTGAAGGAGAAAGCAGCTCTAGGAACAGCCCAGGAGTCATCAGGCAGCCAGCTCCAAACCTTGGAAGAGCAACCTCAGTGGAACTTGCGAGGGGTGTGCCCAATTCAGGAGATTG GCAGTGAGACTGGAACTTGGAATGTGGAGCTAGCCCCAAAGAGGGAGCTgtctaaagaaaagaaatctcttgTGGAGGGATCTGAAAAACTGAATGGTGATACTATTCCAGTGCCTGAATATGGAGAGACCTGTGACCATGAAGGTAGATTGGAGAGGCAACGGGGAAGCTCTTCAGTGGAAAGACCTTATATCTGTAGTGAATGTGGGAAAAGCTTCACCCAGAATTCCATCCTTATCGAGCACCAGAGAACGCACACGGGCGAGAAACCCTATGAGTGTGATGAGTGTGGGCGGGCCTTCAGCCAGCGGTCAGGCCTGTTCCAGCACCAGAGACTCCACACTGGGGAGAAGCGCTACCAGTGCAGCGTTTGTGGCAAAGCCTTTAGCCAGAACGCTGGGCTTTTTCATCATCTCAGGATCCACACGGGGGAAAAGCCTTACCAGTGCAATCAGTGCAGTAAGAGCTTTAGTCGACGTTCTGTCCTCATTAagcatcagagaattcacactggagaaagaccTTACAAATGTAACGAATGTGGCAAGAACTTCATCTACCAATGCAACCTCATCCAGCATCGGAAAGTCCACCCCATGGCTGAATCCAGCTAG
- the LOC110135447 gene encoding olfactory receptor 2B11-like yields MKHMNESFPEDFILMGFTKYPWLDVPLFFALLTSYMFTLLGNIAIILVSQLDSQLLSPMYFFLTSLSFLDLCFTTTTVPQMLFNLGGPNKNITYIGCMTQAYVFHWLGCTECVLLGTMALDRYVAVCKPLKYPVIMNHKLCWQLSSTAWLIGLANSLLQSTLTVQLPLCGNQELDHFFCELPGLIKMACVDTTVNELTLAVVATFLIMGPLSMILVSYSYIAQAVFRIPSADGRLKAFNTCSSHLLVVSLFYGPGIYIYMQPSGDSPQDLIKVLTLFYCVITPMANPFIYTLRNKDVKGALRRLLTRAILSKRI; encoded by the coding sequence ATGAAGCACATGAATGAAAGTTTTCCAGAGGATTTCATTCTCATGGGCTTTACCAAATATCCATGGTTGGATGTTCCTCTCTTCTTTGCCCTCCTAACCTCCTACATGTTCACACTTTTGGGAAACATTGCTATTATTCTGGTTTCTCAACTAGATTCCCAACTCCTAAGTCCTATGTATTTCTTCCTCACAAGCCTCTCCTTTCTGGACCTCTGTTTCACCACCACGACTGTGCCCCAAATGCTCTTCAACTTGGGCGGACCCAACAAGAACATCACTTATATAGGCTGCATGACCCAGGCCTATGTATTTCACTGGCTAGGCTGTACTGAATGTGTCTTGCTTGGCACCATGGCCTTAGACCGCTATGTGGCTGTGTGTAAGCCTCTGAAATACCCTGTAATCATGAACCACAAACTGTGCTGGCAGCTCTCCAGCACTGCTTGGCTCATTGGTCTGGCCAATTCACTACTGCAGTCCACACTGACAGTCCAGCTGCCCCTGTGTGGGAACCAAGAACTGGACCACTTCTTTTGTGAACTGCCTGGTCTAATTAAGATGGCTTGTGTGGACACCACAGTCAACGAGCTTACTTTAGCAGTGGTGGCCACCTTCCTGATAATGGGTCCCCTCTCTATGATTCTTGTCTCTTACAGTTATATTGCACAAGCTGTATTTCGAATCCCTTCTGCTGATGGGAGACTTAAGGCCTTCAACACTTGTTCTTCGCACTTACTAGTGGTGTCTTTGTTTTATGGCCCTGGCATCTACATCTATATGCAGCCTTCAGGGGACAGCCCTCAAGACCTTATCAAAGTTCTGACGCTGTTTTACTGTGTTATTACTCCCATGGCCAACCCATTCATCTACACCTTGAGGAACAAGGATGTTAAAGGAGCTTTGAGGAGACTTCTGACGCGGGCCATTTTGTCCAAGAGAATATGA